The genomic region TTggtaaaggagagatggaaacatctcttatttataaaaagaccagacctgaaacattgactgaccgttTTTACCCATAGATGCTGTCCGACCTGatgagatcctccagcaattttttaaaTCTGCTCCATTAAAACACTgctgattttaatttttctttttaaattgttatGTATATTTTAAATAGACAATTAATCAAGTGCCATGTCCAAGTTGATCgatgtttttttttggatcagAAGGAAGATGAGTGCCTCCCACCTCCTGGTCAATGGCCCAGACCCCCTGATGTCTGCTTGCTTCAGTCAGCAAGAAAGTGTAGAAAGAATGATATGGCCTGTGTTATCTATGAAATCAACAAATGCATGATTGGACTAGATTActtcaaaggaaagaaaaaacatATTGTCAACACTGCCAATTGGAAGACAGAGGAGGAGACTAATTATTCAGGTTCGTCCATTGAAGAGGACTTTCTCACTGCCTCTGAACAATTCACCGATGAGGGAGATGAAGCCAGCAATGACCTCAAAggcaagacttttttttaaaactattagTCAAAAAGATCTCTACTAATGTTTATTCCTCATTTAAATGTTATATGAGAACTACAGCCAACACTAGACAAAATCAAAATTAATGTGCATAATTAACACTCTCTAAAACAATGTTGTTGTGCATGATGACTGGACACTTTATTTTACAATGAAGATTTCCtacacacattttttttaaagctagCTTCTCAAGTCTGAAAATCTAGTTGATGGGCAGGCAACCACATTCCCCATTTCCAGTGATTTATAAATGGAGAGAGCAGATGCAGCTGCAACATAAAGTCTTCAAAGGATGTGAAGACTGTCCACCCAATGTCACTTACATGGGCATGTGGGGACTCTTTGGTTAAGGGGGGCAGAGGGTTTGATTTCCCTGAAATTTAACACGGATAAAAGTACAAGTACCAATTTCTAATAAAGTCTTTTTATCAATCAACGATACACAGTTGGCAcaaatcacacaacatgcaacttaaaagaaatattgttttccccactgttttgtccaaatttggtggggggggggaggcagtcaccacccccaccaccatcccccccccgcCCATATGCTCCTTGGTCACTTAGAATACTTTATATTGtgcatcaatcaatcaatcaatggCAATATTGAAGAAAATGCCCTCTTTACTCTTCCTTAATAAACTGAACTCACTGTAATCCTCTGTGCCTGTAAAGTTGGAGGAAAAGCTTTGATGATACTGTATATATAGAggattgtatgtatgtgtgtatatatatagatatatatctatatatatctatatatatatctatatatatacacatgtgtgtgtgtgtgtgtgtgtgtgtgtgtgtgcagaatGCTTCCATGAATGTTGCCAAAAGCATTATCAAAGTCTATGAACTTTGaaccctgatgcagggtcttgactcAAATCATCACCTTTTGCTTCcccagatgctgtttgacctggagAGTTCTTTCAGTGTTCTGCTGATTCACTTTACCTCAAATAATTCTGCAATGAACATGTCATTAAGAGTGTGAGAAGCtatgcacggttagtgtagcggttagtgcaatgctgttagagAGACAgcaaccctggttcaaatccagcactgtctataaggagattgtacattcttccGATGTTGCGTGGGCTCCCTCCtgatgctctagtttcctcccaccattgaaggGGGAGGAGTTTGTGGattaattgggaggcacaggcttaTGGCCCAAAAGggtctgttgccatgctgtatttctaaattaaactaaaatcaAGTAGAAACAGGAATAGGCCTTTCaaaccctctgtttccccattgaAGAAAATCTTTTACCTCAATGCCATTTTCCATCCTTAAAGGTCACTTTTATAAATTTATGATTAATTATAGACTATTTGGAGCTATGATGAACAAGAAATAGAGGCTAAACTGTATAAATAAATTTGAGTCACAGTTTAAAATGCAACATTAGTAAAAGATTCCCATTTGTATATCTAGTATTAAAATATTGTTCAaattgaaaagaacaatatatGAATTGAATAGATACAATGCTCTTaaacttttcttttcttttcagaCCCTCCCAGAAATAATGGATTTGATCCAGCACGAGGTATTAAACCATCAAAAGCAAAATCCAGGGTTCTCTTACAAATGCGACAAAACAAAGACAATTTATTTTGCCATAAGACATGCAATCTCCAAGATATTTTAGTGCATAAATGTGCAGATGAGGAAAGCTCTGAAATTGCCCCATTGTGTTGCTGTGAGGGTAAGCATTTTCCTGAAGAAAGAGGAGGTGGGAGGCATAAATCAGAAAGAAATACACAAAGAGAAAGACTTGCCTTAAAATCTCCTCATAAAAACCATTCAGCAAACTCTAGTCTGGAGGAATACCACAACGCTTGCACGATCGAAAGTGTTGATATGCACCTTCAAACCAACATTCCAGTAACGCCAGTAGACATACAGGACACAGAAGATAAAAATAGTACCTCCCCATCTCTGAAGGAGAATCACTGCACGGATGGTGATTATGCTTCAAATTTAGCAGAGTCAGTTTTGCAGGATGCCTTTATTAGATTGTCTCAATCAGAGCCTACATCTACAACAGAGGCTGCAGTCAGCATCTCCACTGAAAGCATTGATGCCCTTTCACCCAGCAACACAAAAGCAAGCTTATTAAATCCTTCTCGACCATGGAATATTCTTCCCAAAATTGTTATTGTTCAAAGTCCAGACAATTGTGAGAATGTTTCAGAATGGCAAGAACATTGCAGTCCTACATTAGCTTCTCGTCCATTGAACGAAACTTCAGGTTATGTACAGGAACACACAATTGACCAGAATAATTCTACGTCGACTGGATTGCCTCTGAGTTCTGTGGAGGTGGCTCTGGTTTGTGCTGCAAATGTGATAGGGACTATTTCAAGCCCATATATTACTGAGAGTCTACAGATGGACAGAGCCTTATATGATATCACAGAGCATTTTCCTTGCAATGGGGAAAAAGGAGACGAAGCCTTGCTCTGTGGTTCTGACTGTGGTAACATGAACTTCTCATTCTCTTCAGCTCTCCATGGTGTGACCCAGGTGGCCAGTGCCATAGGAGTTGCAGGGTTAAATGATGAGCCAGATATTAGCTTCTCTGCTGCTTCAAGTGGCCTCCTGTCTGCTGCAGAAACCTCTGCTGCGGTTACCCTCCAGTGCAGTGTGAGCATCAGCAGCTGCGTGGATTCATTTGCTTACGATATTGCTGAGGTGCTGTTCAAAGAAGCAGCCACCATTCTTACAAAGCCAGATAATTACAGAAGTGTTGGCGGATTTATGAAATCTGTGGACCAAAAAATAATTGAAACAGTGACAAGACCAAAAGTCTCCCATTGGGAGGAATTGTCAAAAGATGATTTTGCCTTGAATATGTCAAATTTAATTCTTAAACATTCTTTTGAAGAAGCAAATAGTAGAGTGGAAAACAAAcatcaagaaaaagaaaataattccaGTGTAAATACAACCAATATATTTATTGAAAGTGCTAATAAGTCTCTCTTCAGTATATTGTATTTCACTTGCAGGAAAATTAAGGACATTGTTGGGCATAATGATGTTGCCATACTCTTTCAAGATGATGGAATAATAAACAAGGATTTAAAACCCCCCAGCGATCAGGATGGAATATCAGTGAACTGTAATACATCTGATAGTGTTGAAAAATTTGGTCATATACCTTCTGATGAAGAGAACCGGACAGACCCCTCAATCTTCGTGGAGAAATCTGCTGGGGCAGAGTTGTCGCAGCAGGTGAACCTGACTTCAAAGTGCCTTCACAGCAGGAGAAATAGTGACTGTTCAAATATTGCACACAATTTAACCAATCAACTGAGATCGAAGAATTCTGGAACTGCAATCACCAATGTTGCTGTCCCACAAGATCAGCAGAAAGTATGTGAGAAAGATACAAATTCATCTTTCTCCATTGATGCTTGTGAGATGGATAGCAGATATGGCCGTGCAGCACAAGTTCATACATGTAATTACGCCAGTGCACTTACAGACATCAGAGCCCAATCTCAGCCAGATAAAGATCAGAACCTCCTTATGATAAGTCAACAAATTACTTTAAGTCCATCTAAATCTTCATTTCAGGCAGAAAAGTCAAATGATACAAATCTTTCAATAAATGGGTTTGCTGACCAGGTATCCAAAACAGTTGTTTCCATGGCCACAGAAATGGCAGCCATTTATCTTGAAAATACAAACGCCAAGCAGCCTTGGTTCTGTCCATGGAATACGCAACTCGGAGACCACGAGAAATTCCTGGTTCCACAGACATCTTCCTCAAGGGCTCACACAAGGAGTAAGGAATCTCAGACTTCAACAACCAAGAGACTTAAGCCACCCAGACTTAGTGAAATCAAAAGGAAAACACAAGAGCAGCCTGAGCTAAAGGAAAAACTAATGAACAGAGTGGTTGATGAATCATTGAACTTTGACGATGCCTTAGACCAAATTAACAACTTCGCCCATGAGGTAACAGCGAAAATCGTGAATTCTGCTGAACTCACAGTAATAGACTCCGTGAGGCAAGGGCAGGGGCTAGCGAGAAACAGGCTACTGGGTGACAGGTGGAGCAGGGGAAAGACATCCAGTTATGAAAGCATTCCAGAAGAGGATGCAGACTCCAACAACTCATGGGCTGCCCTTGGCGCCATGACTAAATTTGGGCAGAcaacaagcagggccagttccaTCTCAAAGCAATCGAGCTGCGAGAGTATCACCGATGAGTTTTCCAACTTCATGATGAATCAGATGGAAAATGAAGGCTGGGGATTTGAGCTGTTGCTGGACTATTATGCCAGCAAGCATGCCAGCAATATTTTAAATGCAGCTGTGCAGCAGGTGTACAGAAAGAATGGGCACCTCGGTGTAAATACAACATGCCTGTCAAAACAGTCTAGTACCGAGAGTATAACAGAAGAGTTTTACAGGTACATGCTCCATGAACTGGATAAAGAAAGCAAAGAGATGAAAGCCAACAAAGATTTTCACAATATGCTGATCCCCTCTGCTGGGCGAACAACTGTATGTGTCAGACAGTCTTCAATGCCAgacagacgagcatcagagggaAGATTAACAGTAATTCCCCCTGTGAAAGCCAACTCACTTGACAGCTTTGCTCAGAATGGTCGCAGAAACACATTGAACATTCACCTTGATGATGCAGCATTGTCCACCAACCTGTATAAATCCCTAACAGATTCCTGTTTATATCAGAAGAATAAAACCAACCATATCACTGACATGCTGATAAGTGAAACTTGGTCAAATTCCATTGAGGCCCTCatgagaaaaaataaaattatctgTGATGAAGCTGACAATCAGGGCAGTGAACAGTTGTCAGGAACTGCGCAGCAATGCACTGAATGGTGTCCGACCAAGGTAGTAGCAGACactattcaatgtgggaaatcaatCCGCAGCAGCCAACAGAGTTCAATTGAAACTGCACCCCATGACTCCAGAATTGTAAGTAAAAGATGTGAGATGGATGTCCACAGAGCAGAGAAACCAAAATTAGTGTCTAACAAGAAGAGCATCACTTCACATGAGCGGGCAGcagtgaagaaaaagaaaatgtcccGCTATCCAAGGGAAGTCCCTTTAATTCACATAGAGGATGATCAGCAGGAGATCAAGCTATGCCCTCAGGGAAAGGCTGTCTGCAGCGCTAAGAGAGTGATGGAAAAGAAACTTACTGAAGTTGATTCTGAAGGGCAAACTGAATCTGCTTCCCTGGGATTGAGGTAAATACCAAAATAAAGTGATCTGcaataacatttgaaaaaatattttgttatatTTTTGTGTTAAAACTGGAATGTAACCCTAAGCATAGGATAGTTCAGTTTACTGGAACAGCACCCCATCCGCATTGTTAGTCATATAACAATGACTCATTATTATGACCCAGTAAGCAACATGAGACAATGAAAATCTCTAGCAGTAGAATGACTTTGGAGCCACAGGGCAGAAAATTGGTTACCAACATTAAACATATGTGAGAGTATTGATTAGCTGTTCTATTTATCTCTCCTTAATTAGTTCCAAGGACTTTAACACCAGAGGGAGTGATCAATACAGGGGCCTCACTACAGGATGCAATTCATTCCCAAGAGGGTTCTAAGATAAGTTTAGCACCAAAGTATTGGCTCCTtcaaaatgttacatttattgcatTTGAGGCTTCAAATCACTCACGAATGCATTCCAACATATTTTATGAAAGTGATCTAAATAATGGCAATAAATGAATTAACATATTTGCTTTCACTAATTCCCTGGACAGCTTGTAATGTCGATTGACTGTTTTTAGACAAATAATGGCTCTGTTTAGATATGAATTAAAATCCATTTCAAAGGAAGGCTGGTTTAATAATGCCACAGTATGAAACAATAGTTCACTCTTCTCTGTGAAAGTAATAGCATCACAGGTCAGGTTCCTATCCTCTTTCCTTCCATTCAATGCCAAGACAATAGAACTTAATAATGGTAAATTTCTCATCCACTGAATGCAAGTTGAAAGTGTCTATTACACAGTGCCATCGACCATAatttgaatccagtttggtcaACATATTGGGTTTGTGGGTTATTTGGTATGTTTggctggcatgggctcatggacgagaagggcctgttactgtgctgtacctctaaaatttaaaaagttttaaaaggtTGAATTAAAATTCTATCAATTCAACATcactatagatatatataaaaacaaaatgttCCTTTGACAAGTGTTGTGGAATTTCTGTCATATTAGTGAATAATAAGGGAATCATTTTGTATAAGGGATCGTGATAATAATAGAAAATAATGGAAATTCGTAGCGTCAGGAAACTGACCTTTCATCAGGTGGTCAATCCGTCTGATACTCCTCGGATTCAGCTTCATTCttggaatatttccagcatttcttatttcagattttctgcaacTGCTGCACTTTGATTTTGAGTTGGCAGTAATCCTGGAATGGATTCAACTGGCAAGAGCATGCCAGCCAAATAAGTCTTCTTTTAATTCATTCAGAGAGATGGGCTTTGCAGACTGAGCTAGTATTGAAATGCTCATTCCTAATTCCCCTTGAGATAGTGGTGGTGAATGGCTGCAGAGCTTGAGTTGTGGGTGTACCCACAATGCTGTTAAGTGAAGGATACCAAGATTTTAACTCACTGACAGGGAAGGAACGTTGATATATTTCTAGTATGGCTTGGAGCAAAACTTCTAGATGGTGGTGTTTCCAAGCTTTTGCTTCCCTGCTGGTAGAGGTCATGGAAGGGGCTCTCTAAGGAGCCTTGGTGAGTCAATTAAGTGATTTTTGCATTGGTGGTAGAGAAAATGAACGAATGTAGATAGGGTGCCAATCAAGCAGGCTGCTACATCCTGCATCTCAAGCATTTTGAGTGTTGTTTAGACTGCACACATCTAACAAATATAGATTATTCCATTACAGTCCTAACTTGACCCTTGTAGATGGTGGAATAGTTAGGAGGTGAGTTGAAGAGTgtggattcccagcctctgatctgcTTCAGTTCACCTTCTGGTCAGCGGTAACCTCCAAGATATTGATAGTTGGGGATTCATGGCCATTGAATATCAGAGGGTAATAGATGGATGATTATTGGATGCCATCATTGCCTGATTCTTGTGTGGTGCAAACATTGCTTGCCACTTGTCAGTGTAGGACATGATGTTAGCGAGAGACAAATGTTTTGTTGCAttccagaattttcttggcaatatAGTTTGACTGTCTGAAAAAGGCAAGGCTTAGTTTGAATAAATTGGCCCATTTCACAAACTTAGAACTCCCAAATACTTTCCAGACAATTAGGTGCTTCAGACATAAAGGAAAACACAATGTCCAATTTGGTACCAGAACAGATATGAGATGCTGAGGAAAATAATTTCATGTGGGATGAAGGATAAATGCCAGACAGGATGCAAGGAATCATTCTACTTACCATTTTGATAGAGTACAATCATATTGCTTATgtccattgtgatagtacagattctatcaccaatgtgtatatgtacatacgtacagatggtagtgtaggatgactgtgattggctgagagtgtagccacacctactggcaggtcttaaaggattgctcctagccagagcaggtcattctggactggtcgacctacttgtgatatgctccagtcttttagttaataaaatcctcagtttggatcaacaagtctttggttctttcgattcACTAAAGTTTTAACGGTTTTGGACATAAATTAGATGTACTCATCTTGGATGAAGGATTTAAACCTACTGGTTCTATGCTCAGCATTGAGAGTGCCAAGATTGGTTGTGATGGTATGATAAAGATTGGTACCATAGCTGGAGGTACATAATTGAGGTGAGTCACAACAAATTGTTCTGATGTTGTCCTCCAAATACTTGTTGGAATATTGTAATAATTATAATAATCAGGAAACACCAATTTGTTACCTACTTTTTGAAGACTAATAGCACACAACTAAAGGGccaaagcaaaatctgctccCTTTCAATCCACAGAAGCTTGAAGAGTTTAAGCCCTTTAACTCTGGCGATGTCAATGTTTGAGTTATTTCTGGCTTAGAGCAGTTTTTcattaaattattttccattttacAGGCTGCTCCTCAGGGATAATCTCTTTTTCACTGGAGGTAACTGGGGCGGCAtgtttagcgtagcagttagcgcaatgctgttacaacgccagtgatcaggacatgggtttgaatcctgcactctcagtaaggagtttgtacattctccctgtgtctgcgtgggttttccctgggggctcaggtttcctttcacccttcaaaacgtgccaggggatgtagattaattgggtgtaattgtgcggcaCGGGTTCAcaggccgaaaggacctgttgctgtgttgtaagtctaaatttaacagGTTTAATCTTGAACTAGCTGTCACAAGCTTCTGTGGTTGTGTTGTTGTCACCCAAAGACACTTGTTAATGAGAGTCCTTCTCAAGGTCAGAGGAAGTTCATCATCGTTAGAGAGAAAATATCCATTAATAATTACAAATGAGATTGCACTTGTGTGATTGGCTATTTCAGGTAATTATTAGAAGATTGGATAATTACTGTCTGATCTGCTCAATTCCCAATGATACATTATTAGCCTTTGGCATGTAACAGGAATATAAACTCTCATTGCTGGGGAAATATTGTTGTTTTAAGTAAAGACTGTTTCCAGTTGACCTATTAACCCTAattgacatgatacatttttgaTTGTCAGTCAAATGTAAGCCTGGAGAATAAGAGAGTCGGTGACAGCATTGAAAATAAATTGGTTTAGGGACAGAAGAGAGAAATAAGCAATTAGTTGTTTATTAAACCGGAGGGAAATTTTCTTGAGGTCAGTGGAGCAATCACTACTTTTCTTGGTATATATATTCATGACTGACAAGGCTATGCAAGATAAATTTTTCAAATTGACAATTGGTTCAACTTAGAATGGTAAGTAATGAGGAGAGTAGTGGTAAGTTTTTGATTAGTAagtgttatggggagaatgcagaagaatgaggaaaaatacatctgacttgatgggctgaatggcctaattcatcTCTTATTTCTTATGGCCTTAAAGAGGACATAGACCGTTAGAATGGACAGAGGCATGTGGCTAATATTTAAACCTGACAAATCCAGTTTGTCAGCAAGAATAAAGAGACAACACATAGTGGTACAAACCTTAATGGGTGCAGCAAGAGGTGAACATTAATATATTGTAAATGCTTTACATTGGTTTAATAAAGCATTGGAGCACTGCATTACATGGTAAGTATTATAAAATGCTTTTAAAGCCACAACTGGAACAGTCTCTCCAATTCTGGTTGCCAGATTTAAGAATTATGTGGGGACTTCAAAGAGAGCACATAGAATAGATCCCAAGATAAAGGATTTCAACTATAAGGAGAGATGAGCAAATTGGGAGTTCTCCTTGGAGTTGagaaaaatgaggagagatttaataAAAGGCGCACAAAATCTTGACAAACTGAGTTAGAGCAACTGAAGAGAAACTATTCCATTTTGTAAAGGTATCATGGGCCAGAGGACTCAGATTTAAAGTGCTTGGCAACAGATTCAAGAGTGATGAGAGGAAAAGCTTCTGTGTCATAAGTTATAACATGGGATTCACCAGTTGAAAGTGTGATAAAAGGAGATTCAACTTCAGCTTTCAAAATAAAATTAGGAACGATTTCAAGGTAAATAACACCGGACAATGAAGATGtcgctttctgaacactttttggctgtattttatgta from Narcine bancroftii isolate sNarBan1 chromosome 9, sNarBan1.hap1, whole genome shotgun sequence harbors:
- the sphkap gene encoding A-kinase anchor protein SPHKAP, coding for MAHSESNSEASQMRQPSEQFEAIPCCEAERSTVNAEASITACKKVLCSNSLLESVEYWLRNEKKLCQVGFLEDEARANYPTICFVNLDGVNANFKSKELQKKLDTVSPDLPYLIKSLNICQMKDHEFMLVSGLIAPGSCQDKADDTQKEDECLPPPGQWPRPPDVCLLQSARKCRKNDMACVIYEINKCMIGLDYFKGKKKHIVNTANWKTEEETNYSGSSIEEDFLTASEQFTDEGDEASNDLKDPPRNNGFDPARGIKPSKAKSRVLLQMRQNKDNLFCHKTCNLQDILVHKCADEESSEIAPLCCCEGKHFPEERGGGRHKSERNTQRERLALKSPHKNHSANSSLEEYHNACTIESVDMHLQTNIPVTPVDIQDTEDKNSTSPSLKENHCTDGDYASNLAESVLQDAFIRLSQSEPTSTTEAAVSISTESIDALSPSNTKASLLNPSRPWNILPKIVIVQSPDNCENVSEWQEHCSPTLASRPLNETSGYVQEHTIDQNNSTSTGLPLSSVEVALVCAANVIGTISSPYITESLQMDRALYDITEHFPCNGEKGDEALLCGSDCGNMNFSFSSALHGVTQVASAIGVAGLNDEPDISFSAASSGLLSAAETSAAVTLQCSVSISSCVDSFAYDIAEVLFKEAATILTKPDNYRSVGGFMKSVDQKIIETVTRPKVSHWEELSKDDFALNMSNLILKHSFEEANSRVENKHQEKENNSSVNTTNIFIESANKSLFSILYFTCRKIKDIVGHNDVAILFQDDGIINKDLKPPSDQDGISVNCNTSDSVEKFGHIPSDEENRTDPSIFVEKSAGAELSQQVNLTSKCLHSRRNSDCSNIAHNLTNQLRSKNSGTAITNVAVPQDQQKVCEKDTNSSFSIDACEMDSRYGRAAQVHTCNYASALTDIRAQSQPDKDQNLLMISQQITLSPSKSSFQAEKSNDTNLSINGFADQVSKTVVSMATEMAAIYLENTNAKQPWFCPWNTQLGDHEKFLVPQTSSSRAHTRSKESQTSTTKRLKPPRLSEIKRKTQEQPELKEKLMNRVVDESLNFDDALDQINNFAHEVTAKIVNSAELTVIDSVRQGQGLARNRLLGDRWSRGKTSSYESIPEEDADSNNSWAALGAMTKFGQTTSRASSISKQSSCESITDEFSNFMMNQMENEGWGFELLLDYYASKHASNILNAAVQQVYRKNGHLGVNTTCLSKQSSTESITEEFYRYMLHELDKESKEMKANKDFHNMLIPSAGRTTVCVRQSSMPDRRASEGRLTVIPPVKANSLDSFAQNGRRNTLNIHLDDAALSTNLYKSLTDSCLYQKNKTNHITDMLISETWSNSIEALMRKNKIICDEADNQGSEQLSGTAQQCTEWCPTKVVADTIQCGKSIRSSQQSSIETAPHDSRIVSKRCEMDVHRAEKPKLVSNKKSITSHERAAVKKKKMSRYPREVPLIHIEDDQQEIKLCPQGKAVCSAKRVMEKKLTEVDSEGQTESASLGLSSISYMKNLVATEKATPEETPCSLSTSDDSMGSWSQLINEEDHAEDSSSYLHLSESNGNSSTSSSLGLVDLDAYQEIPSVHILPSEIISEKETVKDNQECMDENVSQLALCTINSHMDFVVLNFDLSPECVDAELRAILQWIAASELGFPVIYFKKSQQKQIQKFLDVIHFTDQKAWKLKDLFFAIMQFCELQEEGGKLPTSSLFDWLLEFG